A window of Mycobacteriales bacterium contains these coding sequences:
- the purQ gene encoding phosphoribosylformylglycinamidine synthase subunit PurQ gives MTARVGVVTFPGSLDDRDALRAVALAGAEAVPLWHADASLHGVDAVVLPGGFSYGDYLRCGAIARFSPVMEAVIEHARAGGPVLGICNGFQVLCESHLLPGALLRNAERRFTCLDQRLRIECAKTAWTTAYTEGQEVTIVLKNGEGRYYADERTLDALEAEGRVVARYLDGNPNGSLRDIAGIANEAGNVVGLMPHPEHAVEALTGPGTDGLGFFTSVLDTLTARV, from the coding sequence ATGACCGCCCGCGTCGGCGTCGTGACGTTCCCCGGGTCGCTCGACGACCGCGACGCCCTGCGCGCCGTGGCGCTCGCGGGTGCCGAGGCGGTGCCGCTGTGGCACGCGGACGCGTCGTTGCACGGGGTCGACGCGGTGGTGCTGCCGGGCGGGTTCTCCTACGGCGACTACCTGCGCTGCGGCGCGATCGCGCGGTTCTCGCCGGTGATGGAGGCGGTGATCGAGCACGCGCGGGCCGGCGGCCCGGTGCTCGGCATCTGCAACGGCTTCCAGGTCCTCTGCGAGTCGCACCTGCTGCCGGGCGCGCTGCTGCGCAACGCCGAGCGCCGCTTCACCTGCCTCGACCAGCGGCTGCGCATCGAGTGCGCGAAGACCGCATGGACGACGGCGTACACGGAGGGGCAGGAGGTGACGATCGTCCTCAAGAACGGCGAGGGCCGGTACTACGCGGACGAGCGCACCCTCGACGCGCTGGAGGCCGAGGGCCGGGTCGTCGCGCGCTACCTCGACGGCAACCCGAACGGCTCCCTCCGCGACATCGCGGGCATCGCCAACGAGGCCGGCAACGTCGTCGGCCTGATGCCGCACCCCGAGCACGCGGTCGAGGCGCTGACCGGCCCGGGCACCGACGGCCTCGGCTTCTTCACCAGCGTCCTCGACACCCTCACCGCCCGCGTCTAG